Genomic DNA from Nonomuraea rubra:
TCAAGCTTAAGAGCTCCCTGGGCAAGCGCAAGATCGTGGACGGCGCGAAGTAGCGAAATGTCCACTTACGGACAACCCCAGTGACAAATGATCGATTACTTGCGATACATCGATCAGAACACCATGGCGTGGGGGCGCCGGGGGTGATGTCACGCTCCAATGGGGGGATCCGTGAGACGGCTTTTACGTTGCTTGATGTCCGCTGCCCTGATCGTCACCAGCCTCGTCGCGCTGGCGCCCCAGGCGGTCGCCCTGCCCCAGCGCTTCCAGAAGCAGACCGTCTTCAGCGGGCTGACGAGCCCGACCAACGTGGAGTTCGCCGCCGACGGCCGCGTGTTCGTGGCCGAGAAGGGCGGCTACATCAAGGTCTTCGACTCGCTCACGGACACCACGCCCACCGTGTACGCCGACCTGCGCACCCGGGTGCACGACTTCTGGGACCGCGGCCTGCTGGGCCTGGCCCTGCACCCCGACTTCCCCGACGACCCGCGCGTCTACGTGCTCTACTCCTACGACGCCGAGCCCGGCGGCAGCGCCCCCCGCTGGGGCCAGGTGAACGACGACTACGACGAGTGCCCCTCGCCTCCCGGGCCGACCGCGGACGGCTGCCGCATCACCGGCCGCCTGTCCGTCATCTCCCCCTCGGGCGCGGAGACGCCGCTGATCACCGACTGGTGCCAGCAGTATCCGAGCCACTCGGTCGGCGACCTGCAGTTCGGCCGCGACGGCGCGCTCTACGCCTCGGCCGGTGACGGCGCCAGCTTCCAGTTCGCCGACTACGGCCAGGACAACCTGACCGGCTCCGACGTGGTGCCGGACAACCCGTGCGGCGACCCGCCGAACGCGGTGGGCACCGCGCTGAGCCCGCCCGCCGCCGAGGGCGGTGCCCTGCGGTCCCAGGACGTCCGGACGAACGGGGACCCGGCCGGCCTGTCCGGCTCCATCATCCGGATAAATCCGGACACGGGGGCTGCCGCCTCCGGCAACCCGAACGCGGGCAGCTCCGACCCCAACGTCGCCAGGATCGTCGCCCACGGCCTGCGCAACCCGTTCCGCATCACCCACCGCCCCGGCACGGACGAGATCTGGTCCGGCGAGGTCGGCTGGGGCACGTACGAGGAGATCAACCGCGTCGTCAACCCGACGGCCGGCGTGGCCAACTTCGGCTGGCCCTGCTACGAGGGCGGCTCCAGGGAGGACGGCTACGACGCGCTCAACCTCACCCTCTGCGAGAACCTCTACTCGGCCGGCGCCACCGCGCACGCCCAGCCGTTCTACGCCTGGAACCACGGCCAGCGCCTCTACCCCGGCGACACCTGCTCGCCCGGCGGCCAGTCCTCCTCCAGCGGCGTCGCCTTCTACGAGGGCGGCACGTACCCGGAGTCGTACGACGGCGCCCTGTTCTTCTCCGACTACAGCCGCAAGTGCGTCTGGGCGATGACCAAGGGCGCGAACGGCCTGCCCGATCCGGCGACGGTGACCACGTTCGACGCCGGCATCGGCACGGTCGAGCTGGAGACCGGCCCGAACGGCGACCTGTTCGCTGTCGACTACGACAACGGCTCGATCGTCCGCTACCTCTACAACAACGCGCCGCCCACGGCCGTCATCAGCGCCTCGCCCACCTCGGGCGCCGCCCCGCTGACGGTGAACTTCTCCGCCGCCGGCTCGACGGACGCCGACGGCGACCCCGTCACCTACGCCTGGGACCTCGACGGCGACGGCGAGCTCGACGACTCCACCTCGGCCACGCCGTCACGCACGTACACGCAGACCGGCTCGTACGTGGTCGCGCTGCGCGTGAAGGACGACAAGGGCGGCCAGGGGGACGCCACGGTCACCGTCAACGTGGGCAACACCGCGCCCACTGCGGCGATCACCACGCCGTCGTCCGCGGCCACGTGGGCGGTCGGCGACACGATCGGCTTCTCGGGCACCGGCACGGACCCGGAGGAAGGCTCGATCCCCGGCTCCCGCATGACCTGGACCCTGATCATGCACCACTGCCCCGGCGCCTGCCACGAGCACGAGATCACCAGGTACACCGGCGCTTCCGGCTCCTTCCAGGCCCCTGACCACGAGTACCCGTCGCACCTGGAGCTGCGCCTGACCGTGACGGACCAGCACGGCCTGACCGACACCAAGAGCGTGCTGCTGCAGCCGAAGACCGTGAACCTCACCTTCCAGACCGACCCGCCCGGCCTCCAGCTCGGCTTCAACCAGGAGCAGACGGTGGCGCCGTTCACCAGGACGGTGATCGTGGGCTCCAGCAACTCGGTCACGGCCCCGTCCCCGCAGGGTGAGCACGCCTTCGAGTCCTGGTCGGACGGCGGCGCGGCGACGCACAACCTGGTCGCGCCGGCCACGGCGACGACGTACACGGCGGCGTACGAGGCCGTGCAGACCCCGCCGGGCCTGGTGGCGGCCTACAGCATGAACGAGAACGCGGGCTCCACCATCGCCGACTCCGCAGGGACCAACACCGGCACCCTCACCAGCACCACCTGGTCGGCCACCGGCAAGTACGGCCCCGCCCTGTCCTTCAACGGCACCTCCAGCTGGGTCACCGTCAACGACGCCCCCAACCTCCGCCTCACCACCGGCATGACCCTCGAAGCCTGGGTCAACCCCACCACCGTCAACAGCTGGCGCACCGTCATCATGAAGCAGTACACCGGCGACCTCGCCTACGTCCTGTCCGCCGGAAGCGACAGCAACCGCCCCCACACGGTCATCCACACCACCGGCGAAGTCGGCACAGGCGGCACCGCCTCCCTCCCCCTCAACACGTGGTCCCACCTGGCGGCCACCTACGACGGCACCACCCTCCGCCTCTACGTCAACGGCGTCCTCACGAGCGAACGCACCGCCGGAGGACCCATCCGCACCGACAACGGCGTGCTCCGCATCGGCGGCAACAGCCTCTGGGGCGAGTACTTCAACGGCCTCATCGACGAAGTCCGCATCTACAACCGCGCACTCAACGCCGTCCAGATCCAGACCGACATGAACACCCCGATCGGCGCGGAACCCGAACCCGACACGCAGGCGCCCACCGCCCCCGGCTCGCCCGCCGCCACCGGCGGCCCCGGCAGCGCCCAGCTCACCTGGACCGCGGCCACGGACAACGTGGGCGTCGAGGGGTACACGGTGCACCGGTCCACGACCCCCGGGTTCACGCCGTCGGGCGTGAACCAGGTGGGCTCCGCACAGGCCACCTCGTTCACCGACGCCGGGCTGGCCGCCGGGACGTACTACTACCGGATCCGCGCGTTCGACGCGGCCAGCAACCTGAGCCCGGCCTCGCCCGAGGTCTCCGCCACCGTCACCACGCCTCCGGCCAACCCGGGCCTGGTGGCGGCGTACGGAATGAACGAGAACGCGGGCTCCACCATCGCCGACTCCGCAGGGACCAACACCGGCACCCTCGCCAACACCACCTGGTCGGCCACCGGCAAGTACGGCCCCGCCCTGTCCTTCAACGGCACCTCCAGCTGGGTCACCGTCAACGACGCCCCCAACCTCCGCCTCACCACCGGCATGACCCTCGAAGCCTGGGTCAACCCCACCACCGTCAACAGCTGGCGCACCGTCATCATGAAGCAGTACACCGGCGACCTCGCCTACGTCCTGTCCGCCGGAAGCGACAGCAACCGCCCCCACACGGTCATCCACACCACCGGCGAAGTCGGCACCGGCGGCACCGCCTCCCTCCCCCTCAACACGTGGTCCCACCTGGCGGCCACCTACGACGGCACCACCCTCCGCCTCTACGTCAACGGCGTCCTCACGAGCGAACGCACCGCAGGAGGACCCATCCGCACCGACAACGGCGTGCTCCGCATCGGCGGCAACAGCCTCTGGGGCGAGTACTTCAACGGCCTCATCGACGAAGTCCGCATCTACAACCGCGCACTCAACGCCGTCCAGATCCAGACCGACATGAGCACCCCACTCTGAAGCCATTCCCGATAGCGGACCCCCGGCGACGCGCCCACCGTTCCGGGGGTCCGCGCCTGTCCGGAGGAGGAACCCCGTACCTTCCGGATCCGTTACGCGTGTTGTGTGCAAAAACGCGCCGGTTCCTCCCCTGCCGGCGGGAATGCTTTCACGCTCATCGAGGTTGAGTCGGGTAGGCTCAAGTCGTTTGACAAAGACGACACGCATCCGTAGCTTGAGTCCACCAGACTCAACTTTGACTACAAGGACGTACTCATGGCACGTGCGGTAGGTATCGACCTTGGGACGACCAACTCCGTCGTCTCGATCCTCGAGGGCGGTGAGCCCACCGTCATCGCCAACGCGCAGGGCTCGCGGACCACGCCGTCCGTGGTCGCCTTCGCGAAGAACGGCGAGGTCCTCGTCGGCGAGGTCGCCAAGCGGCAGGCCGTCACCAACGTGGACCGCACGATCCGCTCGGTCAAGCGCGAGATGGGCACCAACTGGTCGCAGGAGATCGACGGGAAGAAGTTCTCGCCCCAGCAGATCAGCGCCTTCGTCCTGCAGAAGCTCAAGCAGGACGCCGAGGCCTACCTGGGCGAGAAGATCACCGACGCGGTGGTCACCGTCCCGGCCTACTTCAACGACGCCCAGCGCCAGGCCACCAAGGAGGCCGGCACCGTCGCGGGCCTGAACGTGCTCCGCATCATCAACGAGCCGACCGCGGCGGCCCTCGCCTACGGGCTCGACAAGGAGCAGGACCAGACGATCCTGGTCTTCGACCTCGGCGGTGGCACCTTCGACGTGTCGCTGCTCGACGTCGGCCAGGAGGACGGCCACGGCTTCGTCGAGGTCAAGGCCACCTCCGGTGACAACCACCTCGGCGGCGACGACTGGGACCAGCGCGTCGTGGACGAGCTCGTCAAGCGCTTCCAGAACGCGCACGGCGTCGACCTGGCCAAGGACAAGATGGCGCTCCAGCGCCTGCGCGAGGCGGCCGAGAAGGCCAAGATCGAGCTGTCCAGCCAGTCCGAGACCAACATCAACCTCCCCTACATCACGGCGTCGTCCGAGGGCCCGCTGCACCTCGACGAGAAGCTGACGCGCTCGGAGTTCCAGCGCCTGACGGCCGACCTGCTCGAGCGGACCAAGGGCCCGTTCCACCAGGTCATCAAGGACGCCGGCATCAAGGTCTCCGACATCGCGCACGTGGTGCTCGTCGGCGGCTCGACCCGCATGCCCGCCGTCTCCGAGCTCGTCAAGGAGCTGACCGGCGGCAAGGAGCCCAACAAGGGCGTCAACCCCGACGAGGTCGTGGCCATCGGCGCCGCGCTCCAGGCCGGCGTGCTCAAGGGTGAGGTCAAGGACGTCCTGCTGCTCGACGTGACCCCGCTGTCGCTGGGCATCGAGACCAAGGGCGGCATCTTCACCAAGATCATCGAGCGCAACACGACGATCCCGACCAAGCGCTCCGAGGTCTTCACCACGGCCGAGGACAACCAGCCGTCGGTGCAGATCCAGGTCTACCAGGGCGAGCGCGAGATCGCCTCGTACAACAAGAAGCTGGCGACCTTCGAGCTGACCGGCATCGCGCCGGCTCCGCGCGGCATCCCGCAGATCGAGGTCACCTTCGACATCGACGCCAACGGCATCGTCAACGTCTCCGCCAAGGACCTGGGCACGGGCAAGGAGCAGACGATGACGATCACCGGCGGCTCCGCGCTGCCGAAGGACGACATCGAGCGCATGATGCGCGAGGCGGAGTCGTACGCCGAGGAGGACAAGAAGCGCCGCGAGGAGGCCGAGGTCCGCAACAACGCGGACGGCCTGGCCTACCAGACGGAGAAGTTCCTCCGCGAGAACGACGACAAGGTCCCCGGCGACATCAAGACCGAGGTCAACGACGCCCTGGCCGAGCTGAAGAAGGCTCTGGAGGGCACCGACACCGACGTCATCCGCACCTCGGCGGAGAAGCTCGCCACGGTCAGCCAGAAGATGGGCTCGGCGATCTACGCCTCCAGCCAGGGCCAGCAGCAGGCCGGCGGCGAGGGCGCCCCGCAGGACGCCACGGCCGGTCAGGGCCAGAAGGCCGATGACGACGTGGTCGAGGCCGAGATCGTCGACGACGACCAGCCGAAGAAGGACCAGTGATGCCGCCGCGTGACAACGGGCACGAGGAGCCGGTGATCCGCGACAACCGCAAGATCGACCCGGAGACGGGTCAGGTCAGGGAGTCCGCCCCCGCCGAGGAGGCGCCCGAGGCGCCTGCCGGCTACGGCAACGGCGAGCTGGAGGCCCAGCTCGCCGAGCGGACCGCGGACCTCCAGCGCCTCCAGGCCGAGTACGTCAACTACCGCAGGCGCGTCGAGCGCGACCGGGCCGCGGTGCGCGAGCAGGCGGTCGCCGGAGCGCTGACCGAGCTGCTGCCCGTGCTCGACGACATCGGCAGGGCCCGCGACCACGGTGAGCTGACCGGCGGCTTCGCGAAGGTGGCGGAGTCGCTGGAGTCGGCGCTCACCAAGCTCGGCCTCAGCGCCTTCGGGCAGAAGGGCGAGCCGTTCGACCCGACCGTCCACGAGGCGCTGATGCACAGCTATTCGCCGGACGTGAGCGAGCCAACGGCCGTCGAAGTGTTGCAGCCTGGATACCGGATGGGTGACAGGGTGCTGCGCCCGGCGCGGGTGGCCGTCGCCGAGCCCGAGGACGCCCCTGCCGCGTCCGATGACGACGAAAACTAAGGCATTAGGACGAAGGGCCGTAGATGAGCACCAAGGACTACCTGGAAAAGGACTACTACGCCGTCCTTGGTGTGCCCAAGACCGCCACCGCCGACGAGATCAAGAAGGCCTACCGGAAGCTGGCCAGGCAGTACCACCCCGACACCAACCAGGGCGACGCCACCAAGGAGACCAAGTTCAAGGAGGTCTCCGAGGCGTACGACGTCCTGTCCGACAGCAAGCGCCGCAAGGAGTACGACGAGGCGCGCACGCTGTTCGGGTCCGGGGTGGGCGGCCAGCGTCCTGGCGGTGGCGGTTTCCCGTTCGACTTCGGTGACCTGTTCGGGGGCACCGGCCAGCAGACCGGTCAGGGCGGGAGCGCGGGTGAGCGGCTCGGCGACCTGTTCGGCGGGCTGTTCAACCGCGGTGGCGGCGCCGGCCGCACCACCGGCACGACCCGCCCCCGGCGTGGCCAGGACGTCGAGTCCGAGGTGACGCTGACGTTCACCGAAGCCGTCGAGGGCACCACCGTGTCACTCAGGCTGACCAGCTCCGCCGCCTGCACCGCGTGCAGCGGCACCGGCGCCAAGGCGGGCACGACCCCCAGGGTCTGCCCCACCTGCGAGGGCACCGGCGCGGCCAGCCGCAACCTCGGCAACTTCGCCTTCTCCGAGCCCTGCCGCGACTGCAAGGGCCGCGGGCTGATCGTGGACGACCCCTGCCCCGTGTGCGAGGGCAGCGGCCGCGCCAAGAGCACCCGCACCATCCAGGCGCGCATTCCCGCGGGGGTGGCCGACGGCCAGCGGGTCAAGCTCAAGGGCAAGGGGGCGCCGGGCGAGAACGGCGGCCCGGCGGGCGATCTCTACATCCAGACGAACGTCAAGCCGCACGCCGTGTTCGGCCGGGCGGGTGACAACCTCACGATCACGGTTCCCGTGACGTTCACGGAGGCCGCTCTGGGTGCCGAGATCAAGGTGCCGATCCTCAAGGGCATGCCGGTCACGCTGCGCATTCCCGCGGGCACTCCGAACGGGCGCACGTTCCGCGTCCGCGGCAGGGGCGTCACCAGGAAGGACGGCACCAAGGGCGACCTGCTCGCCAGCGTCGAGGTGGTCGTGCCCAAGACGCTCGACGACAAGTCGCGCGAGCTGCTCAACGAGTTCAACACCGCGCACGCGAGCGACGACCCGCGCGCCGAGCTCATTCAGCGAGCCAGAAGCGAGTAAGCCGATGGACGCCAACTATTTCGACCTGTCAGACGACACCCCTGTCTATGTGATCTCGGTGGCCGCGCAGCTGTCCGGGCTCCACCCGCAGACGCTGCGGCAGTACGACCGGCTCGGCCTGGTCAGTCCTGGCCGCACGGCGGGGCGCGGCCGCCTCTACTCCACGAGAGACATCATCCAGCTCCGCGAGGTGCAGCGGCTCTCCCAGGAAGAGGGCATCAACCTCGCGGGGATCAAGCGGATTCTCGAGCTCGAGAACGAAGCCCTGCGGCTGCGCGAAGAGGTTCACCGCCTGCGCGCAGAGATGCGCATGGTCAGAGCCCTGATCCGCTACGAGCTGCCACCGGGGGCCTAGAAGGATGGACTACAAGCTCACCCAGAAGAGCCAGGAAGCGCTCTCGGGTGCCATGCGGCGTGCCGCCGCTGAGGGCAACCCGGAGATCTCCCCGGCTCACCTGCTGACCACGCTGCTCTCCCAGACGGGCGGCACCGCCGTGCCGCTGCTCGAGGCCGTCGGCGCCGACTGGCGCACGCTGCGGGCCCGTACGGAGGAGCAGCTCGCGGCGCTGCCGAAGGCGCAGGGCTCGACGGTGGGGGCGCCGTCGAGCTCGCGCCAGCTGCTGACGGTGCTGAACACCGCCGCCCAGCACGCCAACCGCCTGGAGGACCTCTACGTCTCGACCGAGCACCTCCTGGTCGGCCTGGCCGCCGACGGGGGCCAGTCGGCCGAGCTGCTCAAGGCGCAGGGCGCCACGCCGCAGGCGCTGCTCGACGCGTTCGAGAAGGTACGCGGCAACGCCCGCGTCACCAGCGAGACGCCCGAGGACACCTACCAGGCGCTGGAGAAGTACGGCGTCGACCTGACCGAGCGGGCCCGCGGCGGCAAGCTCGACCCGGTGATCGGCCGCGACGCGGAGATCCGCCGCGTGGTCCAGGTGCTCAGCCGCCGCACCAAGAACAACCCGGTGCTCATCGGCGAGCCCGGCGTCGGCAAGACGGCGGTCGTCGAGGGCCTGGCCCAGCGCATCGTGGCCGGCGACGTGCCGGAGTCGCTGCGCAACAAGCGGCTCATCTCGCTCGACCTGGGCGCGATGGTGGCCGGCGCGAAGTACCGCGGCGAGTTCGAGGAGCGGCTCAAGGCCGTGCTCTCCGAGATCAAGGAGAGCAACGGGCAGATCGTGACGTTCATCGACGAGCTGCACACCGTCGTCGGCGCGGGGGCCGCCGAGGGCGCGATGGACGCCGGCAACATGCTCAAGCCCATGCTGGCCCGCGGCGAGCTGCGCATGATCGGCGCGACCACGCTCGACGAGTACCGCGAGCGCATCGAGAAGGACCCGGCGCTGGAGCGCCGCTTCCAGCAGGTCTACGTGGGCGAGCCCACGGTCGAGGACACGATCGCGATCCTGCGCGGGCTCAAGGGCCGCTACGAGGCCCACCACCAGGTGCAGATCGCCGACGGCGCGCTGGTGGCCGCCGCCGCGCTGTCCGACCGCTACATCACCAACCGGTTCCTGCCCGACAAGGCCATCGACCTGGTCGACGAGGCCGCCTCGCGGCTGCGCATGGAGATCGACTCCCGTCCCGTGGAGATCGACCAGCTCCAGCGCAACGTGGACCGGATGAAGATGGAGGAGCTGGCCCTGTCGAAGGAGACCGACGAGGCCAGCGTGCAGCGCCTCGACCGGCTCCGCCAGGAGCTGGCCGACAGGCAGGAGGAGCTGAACGCCCTCGTCGGCCGCTGGGAGCACGAGAAGGCCGGCCTCAACAAGGTCGGCGAGCTGAAGAAGCAGCTCGACGAGGCGCGCGGCGCCGCCGAGCGGGCCCAGCGCGACGGCGACTTCGAGGCGGCCTCCCGGCTGATGTACGCCGAGGTGCCCAGGCTGGAGCAGGCGCTGAAGGCCGCCTCCGACGCCGCGCCGCCGGACAACGCCATGGTCAAGGAGGAGGTCGGCGCCGACGACATCGCCGAGGTGATCTCGTCGTGGACCGGCATCCCCGCCGGGCGCCTGCTGGAGGCCGAGACGGTCAAGCTGCTGCGCATGGAGGAGGAGCTGGGCAGGCGGCTCATCGGCCAGCAGCAGGCCGTACAGGCCGTCTCCGACGCCGTACGCCGCAGCCGGGCCGGCATCGCCGACCCCGACAGGCCGACGGGCTCGTTCCTGTTCCTCGGCCCCACGGGGGTGGGCAAGACGGAGCTGGCCAAGGCGCTGGCGGAGTTCCTGTTCGACGACGAGCGGGCGATGACCCGCATCGACATGAGCGAGTACTCCGAGAAGCACAGCGTGGCCAGGCTTGTCGGCGCGCCTCCCGGTTACGTCGGGTACGAGGAGGGCGGCCAGCTCACCGAGGCCGTCAGGCGGCGCCCGTACACGGTGGTGCTGCTCGACGAGGTCGAGAAGGCCCATCCCGAGGTGTTCGACATCCTGCTGCAGGTGCTCGACGACGGGCGGCTGACCGACGGCCAGGGCCGCACGGTCGACTTCCGCAACACGATCCTGATCCTGACCTCCAACATCGGCTCGCAGTTCCTCGTCGACCCCCAGCTGGAGAACGGTGCCAAGCGCGATGCGGTCATGGGGGCGGTGCGCAGCTCGTTCAAGCCGGAGTTCCTCAACCGGCTCGACGACGTGATCCTCTTCGACGCGCTCGGCTCGGAGGAGCTGGCGCGGATCGTCGACCTCCAGGTCGAGCGCCTGGCCAGGCGCCTGGCCGACCGCAGGCTGACGCTGGAGGTCACGCCGGCGGCCCGCGAGTGGCTGGCGCTGACCGGCTACGACCCGCTGTACGGCGCCCGCCCGCTGCGCCGCCTGGTCCAGTCCGCCATCGGCGACAAGCTGGCCAAGGCGGTGCTGTCCGGCGAGATCGCCGACGGCGACAAGGTCATGGTGGAGCTGGGCGACGACGAGCTGCTCATCCAGCGAGCGGCCTAGCCCGGTCCGCACCGGAGCCCGGGGATCCAGGCGATCCCCGGGCTCCGGCGTGTCACGGCACGGTCATCGGCCCCCCCGCTCGGTAAGGTTCGCCCCACTCTTCGGACAAGCCACGCTCCTCCGGTCCCGCGGGTGACTACGGTCAGCGTTCGTCAGATCACCGACATCGACTCAGGGGGACGTGCGGTGTCATTCCAGAAGTTCCGGAGCATGATCGCGGTGGCCGCTCTGACCGCCGGCGTGAGCTGGCTGTTCACCGGCGCCTCCATGGCCGGCAATTGCACGGAGACCGCCGTGCTGTCGCCCAGCTCGGCCGTCTCGACCTGTGGCGACCCGACCTCGCTGCACATCGAGCAGAGCGGCAACGCGGGCAGCCGCATGATCACCAGCGAGAGCAACAAGCTGGCCATGGCGGCCGGCGAGATGGCCAGGTACTTCGGCCACACCGGCCTGGCGGCGGGCAAGGAGGTGGTGGACATGGCGGATCTCGGCGGCGTGGGGGCCACCTGGGGCCTGACCTCGCTGTTCTCGGCCTCTCCCGCGCTCTTCCCCACGATGCCGGGCCCGGCGGGGGTCGCGGACCTGGCGACCATGGCGAACCTGCCGCCGCTGCCGCCGCTCCCGATGCTGCCCGAGGTGCCGGGGACGCCGCTGGACAGCAGGCTGCCGCACGAGATGACCGTGGGCCAGGGCCCCTACCACAACCGCGTCGTCGGCACCGGGCTCGATTCGCCGCTGGGCCTGCAGCAGCCGGTCAGCGAGGTCAGCGCGGAGGTCATCGGCCAGGTGCTGCCGAAGGCGGTGGACAGCCTCGAAGGCATCTCCATCCTGCCGGGCGGCGGGTCCGGCGCGGCCGGGCTCACCGATGCCGTGGGCGGTCTCGGGCTGAAATGAGCCACCCTGCCCGGGCGTGGACCGTGCCTGCCACGCCCGGCATCCCCTGGCCGAAGGGGTCGCGGTCCCGCCGAACGGACATGCGGGGACCGCGGCCCCTCCGGCGAGAGCGCCCCATGGGCATGGCTGAGCGAGCCCTGCCCAACCGGACGGGCTCAGCGGACGCGCGGCCGTCTCAGGAGACGAGCTCGTCCAGCTCGTCCTCGGGGAGCCCGAGATCGACCCTGATGCGGTAGCGGGTGCGCAGCAGCGCCACCTGCTCCGGATCGTTCTCGTCACACCGCAGGGCGGCCTGGGTGGCCCAGTCGAGGCCCCCCTGGAGATCGCCGTAGGCGACCAGCGTCTCGGCGATCGTGTGAGCCGTCGCCGTGGAGACGTTTCCCTCCGCGCGTATCGTCTCGATGACCTCCCTCGCCTCGTCCGGCCTGTCGAGCTCGAAGAGCGTGTCGGCGATGCCGGCACGCGGGTCGAAACCCGCCTCGCCACCGTCCTCGACCGCGCGCTGGAAACACTCCATCGCGCGCGCCGGCTGCCCCGCCGCTCGCCACTCCTCGGCGGCGAGAACCAGGATCGAAGCCCTGGACACGTCACCGGACGAATAGTCGAGCGCGACGTCGTACAGCCGGCTGGCCAGGGAATCGTGGTCGTCGGCCAACAGCGCCTGCTCAAGCAGACGATCAAGGTGCTCACGGGTCACATGCGCCACACCGCGAGACTACCGAGCCACCCGGGCCTTTGCCCGGTCAATCCACATCGCCGGTCATGCGCAAAACGGTAACGTCCCGCCCAAGCCTTCCGGCCAGAGGCGTGTCCGCGCAGGTCACAGGGCATATACCAGTCACTTTGCCGCCACGCGAGCGGAGGGACTGTGATGGGCATGTCCAAGCAGCTGACCTTCACGCTGGCCTGTGCCGTCGTGCTGTCGGCTGTCGTCCCCGGTGTCGCCGGCTACCTGTCGGCCCGCCTGGAGGCCATCGAGACGGCCGAACGCAACCTGCGGGCGCTGGAGACCCGGCTGAGCGTGCGCGAGGCCAGGGACACGCGCGCCGTCTCGCTCCCCGCCCCCTGTACGCGCACGCCGGCCACGCCGCGCCTGTACCAGGTGCCCGCCACCGCGCTCGGGGACCGGCTCGGGGACCGGCTCGGGGATCACGGCGAGCGCTGGATTCTCAGCGGGCCGGCCGAGCAGTAACGGGTCGCGGGCAACTTTCCCGCCGCTCACCGGCGTCGTACGGGTGACCGGCGGTGGAGAGAGGCTTGCGCATATGGCGGATCGATCGGAGTACGACGCGTTCGTCGCGGCGGCGTGGCATCGATTGCTCCGCACGGCCTACCTGCTCACCAGGGACTGGTCGGTCGCCGAGGACCTGGTGCAGACGGCGCTGATGAAGGCGTGGCTGGCCTGGGGCCGGATCAGGGACGAGCACGAGGCGTACGTGCGCAGGATCATCGTCAACGTGCACGTGTCGTGGTGGCGGCGGCGCTGGCGGCAGGTGGAGCTGCCCACGGGGGCGCCGCCGGACCATCCCGAGGTCGCCGACCGCATGGGGCAGGCGGACGAGCGCGAGCTGGTCTGGCAGGCCCTGGGCCGGCTGCCCGCCCGCCAGCGGGCCGTGATCGTGCTGCGCTTCTTCGAGGACATGACCGAGGCCCAGACCGCCGCGACGCTGGGCTGCAGCGTCGGCACGGTCAAGAGCCAGACCAGCAAGGCGCTGGCCAAGCTGCGGATCGACGAGTCCGTCGCGACCGCGTACGCGAGAGAGGGGTAGGGACGTGCCCGTCAGCCGTCAGGACCTGCATGACCTGCTGGAGGAGCGCAGCCG
This window encodes:
- a CDS encoding LamG-like jellyroll fold domain-containing protein, translating into MSAALIVTSLVALAPQAVALPQRFQKQTVFSGLTSPTNVEFAADGRVFVAEKGGYIKVFDSLTDTTPTVYADLRTRVHDFWDRGLLGLALHPDFPDDPRVYVLYSYDAEPGGSAPRWGQVNDDYDECPSPPGPTADGCRITGRLSVISPSGAETPLITDWCQQYPSHSVGDLQFGRDGALYASAGDGASFQFADYGQDNLTGSDVVPDNPCGDPPNAVGTALSPPAAEGGALRSQDVRTNGDPAGLSGSIIRINPDTGAAASGNPNAGSSDPNVARIVAHGLRNPFRITHRPGTDEIWSGEVGWGTYEEINRVVNPTAGVANFGWPCYEGGSREDGYDALNLTLCENLYSAGATAHAQPFYAWNHGQRLYPGDTCSPGGQSSSSGVAFYEGGTYPESYDGALFFSDYSRKCVWAMTKGANGLPDPATVTTFDAGIGTVELETGPNGDLFAVDYDNGSIVRYLYNNAPPTAVISASPTSGAAPLTVNFSAAGSTDADGDPVTYAWDLDGDGELDDSTSATPSRTYTQTGSYVVALRVKDDKGGQGDATVTVNVGNTAPTAAITTPSSAATWAVGDTIGFSGTGTDPEEGSIPGSRMTWTLIMHHCPGACHEHEITRYTGASGSFQAPDHEYPSHLELRLTVTDQHGLTDTKSVLLQPKTVNLTFQTDPPGLQLGFNQEQTVAPFTRTVIVGSSNSVTAPSPQGEHAFESWSDGGAATHNLVAPATATTYTAAYEAVQTPPGLVAAYSMNENAGSTIADSAGTNTGTLTSTTWSATGKYGPALSFNGTSSWVTVNDAPNLRLTTGMTLEAWVNPTTVNSWRTVIMKQYTGDLAYVLSAGSDSNRPHTVIHTTGEVGTGGTASLPLNTWSHLAATYDGTTLRLYVNGVLTSERTAGGPIRTDNGVLRIGGNSLWGEYFNGLIDEVRIYNRALNAVQIQTDMNTPIGAEPEPDTQAPTAPGSPAATGGPGSAQLTWTAATDNVGVEGYTVHRSTTPGFTPSGVNQVGSAQATSFTDAGLAAGTYYYRIRAFDAASNLSPASPEVSATVTTPPANPGLVAAYGMNENAGSTIADSAGTNTGTLANTTWSATGKYGPALSFNGTSSWVTVNDAPNLRLTTGMTLEAWVNPTTVNSWRTVIMKQYTGDLAYVLSAGSDSNRPHTVIHTTGEVGTGGTASLPLNTWSHLAATYDGTTLRLYVNGVLTSERTAGGPIRTDNGVLRIGGNSLWGEYFNGLIDEVRIYNRALNAVQIQTDMSTPL
- the grpE gene encoding nucleotide exchange factor GrpE, which encodes MPPRDNGHEEPVIRDNRKIDPETGQVRESAPAEEAPEAPAGYGNGELEAQLAERTADLQRLQAEYVNYRRRVERDRAAVREQAVAGALTELLPVLDDIGRARDHGELTGGFAKVAESLESALTKLGLSAFGQKGEPFDPTVHEALMHSYSPDVSEPTAVEVLQPGYRMGDRVLRPARVAVAEPEDAPAASDDDEN
- the dnaJ gene encoding molecular chaperone DnaJ → MSTKDYLEKDYYAVLGVPKTATADEIKKAYRKLARQYHPDTNQGDATKETKFKEVSEAYDVLSDSKRRKEYDEARTLFGSGVGGQRPGGGGFPFDFGDLFGGTGQQTGQGGSAGERLGDLFGGLFNRGGGAGRTTGTTRPRRGQDVESEVTLTFTEAVEGTTVSLRLTSSAACTACSGTGAKAGTTPRVCPTCEGTGAASRNLGNFAFSEPCRDCKGRGLIVDDPCPVCEGSGRAKSTRTIQARIPAGVADGQRVKLKGKGAPGENGGPAGDLYIQTNVKPHAVFGRAGDNLTITVPVTFTEAALGAEIKVPILKGMPVTLRIPAGTPNGRTFRVRGRGVTRKDGTKGDLLASVEVVVPKTLDDKSRELLNEFNTAHASDDPRAELIQRARSE
- the dnaK gene encoding molecular chaperone DnaK → MARAVGIDLGTTNSVVSILEGGEPTVIANAQGSRTTPSVVAFAKNGEVLVGEVAKRQAVTNVDRTIRSVKREMGTNWSQEIDGKKFSPQQISAFVLQKLKQDAEAYLGEKITDAVVTVPAYFNDAQRQATKEAGTVAGLNVLRIINEPTAAALAYGLDKEQDQTILVFDLGGGTFDVSLLDVGQEDGHGFVEVKATSGDNHLGGDDWDQRVVDELVKRFQNAHGVDLAKDKMALQRLREAAEKAKIELSSQSETNINLPYITASSEGPLHLDEKLTRSEFQRLTADLLERTKGPFHQVIKDAGIKVSDIAHVVLVGGSTRMPAVSELVKELTGGKEPNKGVNPDEVVAIGAALQAGVLKGEVKDVLLLDVTPLSLGIETKGGIFTKIIERNTTIPTKRSEVFTTAEDNQPSVQIQVYQGEREIASYNKKLATFELTGIAPAPRGIPQIEVTFDIDANGIVNVSAKDLGTGKEQTMTITGGSALPKDDIERMMREAESYAEEDKKRREEAEVRNNADGLAYQTEKFLRENDDKVPGDIKTEVNDALAELKKALEGTDTDVIRTSAEKLATVSQKMGSAIYASSQGQQQAGGEGAPQDATAGQGQKADDDVVEAEIVDDDQPKKDQ